CCGGTGAGGCCGACCATCAGCGGCAGCGCCGCGATCGCGAGCAGACCCGCGGTGCGCGAGACGGCGTTGTTGATGCCCGACGCCACCCCCGACCGGCTCGCCGGCGCGGCTGCCAGCACCGTGCCGGTGAGCGGGGCGACCAGCATCGAGAGGCCAAGACCCTGCAGCAACACCCCCGGCAGGATGTGCAGCAGGTAGTTCGGACGATCGGGAGCCAGCGCGAGGAGCACCAGTCCGGCGGCGAGCACCAGGCAGCCGGCGACCATCGGCGGGCGTGCGCCGTTGCGGGTGGCGTAGCCGCCGAACCACGACGCCAGGAACAGCATCAGCACCGACACCGGCACGGTCGCCGCCCCGGCCTCCAGCGGACTCCAGCCCGCCGAGATCTGCAGGAACACCGCGAGGAAGAACATGCTGCCGGCGAGCGCGGCGTAGACGAACAGGGTGACGAGGTTGATCACCGTGAACTCCCGGTTGGTGAACAGCGTCGGCGGTGTCATCGGATGCTCGACCCGCCGCTCCACCATCACGAACGCGCCGGCGGCAACCATGCCGACGACCGCTGCCGCCGTGGCGGTGCGGCTCGGCCAGTCGGTGAGCGCCAAGGTGATGCCGCCCAGCGCGATCGGCGCGACGATCGCCCCCGCGAGGTCGATGCGTCCGCCGGCCTCGGCGTCGCGTGACTCCGGCGCGGTGCGCGCCAGCCACAACACGATCGCCGCCACCGGCACGTTGATCCAGAACGCGATGCGCCAGTCGATGCCCACCAGCCAGCCGCCGAGCACCGGGCCGCTCGCGGTGGCGATGCCGAGCATGCCGGTCCACGCACCGATCGCCTTCATCCGGTCGTCGGGGTGGAAACTAGCTTGCAGCAGCGCGAGGCTGCCCGGGGTGAGCAGCGCGGCGGCCACACCCTGCAGGATGCGCGCGGCGACCAGCAGTTCGATCGACGGAGCCAACGCGACGAGCACCGATGCGGCGGCGAATCCTGCTGTGCCCCAGGCGAACATGCGTTTACGCCCGAGCCGGTCGCCGAGCGATCCGCCGACGAGGATGAGCGCAGCGAGCGCGAGCGTGTAGCCGTTGACCACCCATTGCAGGCCCGCGACGTCGGCCCGTAGTTCGCGGCCGATGCGGGGCAGGGCCACATTGGCGACGGTGCCGTCGAGGAACACCAGGCCGGAGCCGGTGGCCGCGGTCGCGAGCAGGCGCCGTCCGGCGGGGTCGGACAGCCGAAGCAGTTGTGGCTCCACGGGTGAACGGTAGTCCCGACGATCGGGCGGGCCGCTTCCTTGTGCGTCGGCCGGCAAACCGCAAGGCTGGGAAGACGGCGCCGGAACCGCCGACGCCGAAAGCGACGAAGGTGCGAGGACATGGCACACGGCGACATCACGCACATCGACATCCCGGTCTCCGACCTCACCAAGGGCGCGGAGTTCTACGGCAACCTGTTCGGCTGGCAGATCGCGGAGATCCCCGGCTACGAGGGCTACCCGATGTGGCAGGCCCCCAACAAGATCAGCGGCGGCGGACTCGCACCGCGCGACGGCGAGTTCACCCAGCCGCGCTCGTACGTCGAGGTCGACTCGATCGACGACACCCTCGCGAAGGTGAACGCGTCGGGCGGCGAGACCGTCATGGAGAAGTCGCCGATCTCCGAGACGAGTTGGTGGGCGACCTTCCGCGACCCGGACGGCAACGTGGTCGGCCTCTACGAGGGCACCACCGACGCGGGCTGATCCCGCGCCCTTCAGCCGGCGGACGCGGCGAGATCGACCCAGGTGGTGCCGGCCGGCACGAGTCGGCCTGCGCCAGAGGTGATTTCGGCGACCTGCGGGTCGAGGTCGGCGAGCGAGCCGGCGAGGTGGATCACCGCGCGGTCGAGGTAGTCGACGCCGCGCACGGACACCCCGTGGGCGCGCAGGCCGGCCTTGACCCGGCCCGCGTCGGCGTGCGACACCGCGAGATCGAACAGCGACAACTCGGTGCGACGCACCAACCGGGCACCGTCGACCGCGGCCGCCACCGCGTCGCCGTACGCCCGCACCAGGCCACCGGCCCCGAGCAGGGTGCCGCCGAACCAGCGCACCACGACCGCGACGACATCACTGAGTTCGCGGCCGCGCAGCACGTCGAGCATCGGCGAACCGGCCGTGCCGGCGGGCTCGCCGTCGTCGTTCGAGCGTTCGATCGACGGGGAGGGCCCGAGCACGAACGCGTCCGTCGTCAGGCCGTCGACTTGTACGAGACCACGCCGGGGGCGACGGTGCGCGAGCTGCAGTGGTGGCGGGCGTCGTGGTGCTGCTTGCGTAGTTCGGCGACGAGCGCGCGGGCGGCGTCTTCGTCGTCGACCCGGCGCACCACCGCGAGGAAGCGTGACCGTTTCACCTCGATCTCGGCAGTGAGGTCGTGGCGGGAGGCGAGGGTGAGATAGCTGCTCACGTTGGGTCGGCGGCGGGCACGGCCGCTGCGCGCAGCCGTCCGCCGGCTCCCGGACGGTGGCGCAGGTGGAAGGTCCAGAAGACGAAGCCGAGCACGAGGCCGGTGAGCGAGGTCAGCGCGAGCGCGAGGGTGCTGCCCGAGGTGTGCGGCGTGACGAACCCGGCCGTGAGCCCGTTGAGCACGAGCGTGAAGAAGGTGAACAGCGACACGGTGGCGCCGCGCGAGGCGGGGAACATGTCGAGCAGCATCAACTGCAGCGCCGGATAACAGACGCCGCTGCCCACACCGAGCAGCGCCGGACCGACCACCGCCCACGGCAGGTCCTGGGTCGCGGTCACAGCCGCGAGCACGACGTTGACGAGTGCGCCGAATAGTCCGAACAGCATCCCGCCGGTAACGAGCCGGTTGGCCGACATGCGGCCGCTGCTCCAGGAGCAGATCGCCGAGCCGATGATCATGCCGCCGATCAACGGCACGAAGAGCATCCAGAAGTCGTCCTCGCCCTTGTGCATGAGGTCGA
This genomic stretch from Calidifontibacter indicus harbors:
- a CDS encoding MFS transporter codes for the protein MEPQLLRLSDPAGRRLLATAATGSGLVFLDGTVANVALPRIGRELRADVAGLQWVVNGYTLALAALILVGGSLGDRLGRKRMFAWGTAGFAAASVLVALAPSIELLVAARILQGVAAALLTPGSLALLQASFHPDDRMKAIGAWTGMLGIATASGPVLGGWLVGIDWRIAFWINVPVAAIVLWLARTAPESRDAEAGGRIDLAGAIVAPIALGGITLALTDWPSRTATAAAVVGMVAAGAFVMVERRVEHPMTPPTLFTNREFTVINLVTLFVYAALAGSMFFLAVFLQISAGWSPLEAGAATVPVSVLMLFLASWFGGYATRNGARPPMVAGCLVLAAGLVLLALAPDRPNYLLHILPGVLLQGLGLSMLVAPLTGTVLAAAPASRSGVASGINNAVSRTAGLLAIAALPLMVGLTGEQYRVPHLVADAYRAATWWCAGWVLVGAVLTVVGLRRPRPRR
- a CDS encoding VOC family protein translates to MAHGDITHIDIPVSDLTKGAEFYGNLFGWQIAEIPGYEGYPMWQAPNKISGGGLAPRDGEFTQPRSYVEVDSIDDTLAKVNASGGETVMEKSPISETSWWATFRDPDGNVVGLYEGTTDAG
- a CDS encoding YigZ family protein encodes the protein MLGPSPSIERSNDDGEPAGTAGSPMLDVLRGRELSDVVAVVVRWFGGTLLGAGGLVRAYGDAVAAAVDGARLVRRTELSLFDLAVSHADAGRVKAGLRAHGVSVRGVDYLDRAVIHLAGSLADLDPQVAEITSGAGRLVPAGTTWVDLAASAG
- a CDS encoding YigZ family protein, translating into MSSYLTLASRHDLTAEIEVKRSRFLAVVRRVDDEDAARALVAELRKQHHDARHHCSSRTVAPGVVSYKSTA